A genomic window from Raphanus sativus cultivar WK10039 unplaced genomic scaffold, ASM80110v3 Scaffold2104, whole genome shotgun sequence includes:
- the LOC130494247 gene encoding ATP-dependent helicase rhp16-like — protein MEAIPPSNEVDNMEEDVDDEASSDGDSVDSEFQAEEEKEKELLPLIQFLPLPNPVPVPVDDPAPAPVPVLPKGTKRKASREKGKLLWEIWEQEDQKLVDEHKTEDGDLDHLNNVITVTAEPPPDLIMPLLRYQKEFLAWAIKQEQSVVAGGILADEMGMGKTIQAISLVLARREAARALFREAVGCTLVICPLAALSHWSDEIERYTSPGSTKVLVYHGPKRDKNAEEFKKYDFVLTTYPTVESEYRGCIVSLKEQCEYCNKWFYPAKLVNHKSYYCGPSAVETSKQSKQKKKKIPDAGKKSILHSIKWNRIILDEAHIIKERHRNTAKAVFALKAFYRWALSGTPLQSNVGDLYSLIRFLQIRPYSYYFCKDCDCRILDYTSHVSCSNCTHNAVRHFCWWNKNVAKIYGNVEREKRAMILLKHRVLKDIFLRRTKLGRTADLSLPPRVITLRRDALDIKESDYYESLYKDIKAQFNTYVEAGTLMKNYTNVFVLLIRLRQAADHPYLVVYSQSRGADANLNDEHKMEHECGLCHQPAEDNVVTSCGHEFCKACLIDFSASLGSFSCPTCLELPTMDWTTDADTEQQAESKTTPKGFRASSILNLIKLDDFQTSTKIEALREEIRFMVERDGSAKAIVFSQFISFLDLINYALGKCGVSCVQLVGTMSKAARDIAINKFREDPDCKIFLMSLQAGGVALNLTVASHVFMMDPCWNPAVERQAQDRIHRIGQYKPIRIVKFIIENTVEERILKLQKDKELLFDGSQGGIGTWTAEDIRFLFTT, from the exons ATGGAGGCGATTCCTCCATCCAACGAAG TTGACAACATGGAGGAAGACGTTGACGACGAAGCTTCTTCTGATGGAGATTCAGTCGACTCTGAGTTTCAAG ccgaggaggagaaggagaaggagctcCTTCCCCTGATCCAGTTCCTGCCCCTGCCAAATCCTGTCCCTGTCCCTGTTGATGACCCTGCTCCTGCACCTGTGCCTGTGCTGCCAAAGGGCACTAAAAGAAAAGCCTCCAGAGAGAAAGGCAAGCTGTTGTGGGAGATctgggaacaagaagatcaGAAATTGGTTGATGAACATAAGACAGAGGATGGAGATTTGGATCATCTGAATAATGTGATCACTGTAACTGCCGAGCCGCCTCCTGATTTGATCATGCCACTGTTAAGGTACCAAAAGGAGTTTTTAGCGTGGGCGATAAAACAGGAACAGTCAGTTGTTGCAGGAGGCATTCTCGCAGATGAGATGGGGATGGGGAAAACCATACAAGCCATCTCTCTTGTTCTTGCCAGACGTGAAGCTGCCAGGGCTCTGTTTAGAGAAGCAGTGGGGTGCACCCTTGTAATTTGTCCGCTTGCTGCTCTTTCTCACTGGTCAGATGAGATTGAGCGGTATACATCCCCCGGTAGCACCAAGGTCCTTGTATACCATGGGCCTAAGAGAGACAAGAATGCTGAAGAGTTCAAGAAGTACGACTTTGTATTGACAACTTATCCTACCGTTGAGAGTGAATACAGGGGATGCATCGTGTCGCTCAAGGAGCAGTGTGAATATTGCAACAAGTGGTTTTATCCTGCGAAGCTTGTTAACCACAAAAGTTATTATTGTGGGCCTTCGGCTGTGGAAACGAGTAAACAATCtaagcaaaagaagaagaagatcccTGACGCAGGGAAGAAGTCTATTTTGCACTCTATTAAGTGGAATCGGATCATCTTGGATGAG GCTCATATCATCAAAGAAAGACATAGGAACACTGCGAAAGCTGTTTTTGCTTTGAAGGCTTTCTATAGATGGGCTTTGAGCGGTACACCTCTCCAGAGTAATGTTGGAGATCTTTACTCCCTG ATTCGCTTCCTGCAGATTCGTCCATACTCGTATTACTTTTGCAAGGACTGTGACTGTAGAATTCTTGATTAcac TTCGCATGTAAGCTGTAGCAACTGCACTCATAATGCAGTCCGACATTTCTGTTGGTGGAACAAA AATGTGGCCAAAATTTACGGAAACGTGGAGCGGGAAAAGCGAGCCATGATATTACTTAAGCACAGAGTTCTGAAAGACATCTTCCTAAGACGTACTAAATTGGGCCGTACAGCTGATCTTTCCCTTCCTCCTAGAGTC ATCACTCTGAGGCGGGATGCACTAGATATAAAAGAGTCTGATTACTATGAATCACTATACAAAGACATTAAAGCGCAATTTAATAC GTACGTTGAGGCTGGGACATTAATGAAAAACTATACAAATGTATTTGTTCTTCTCATTCGTCTGAGACAG GCTGCTGATCATCCATACCTTGTGGTGTATTCACAATCTCGTGGTGCTGATGCTAACTTGAATGATGAGCACAAAATGGAGCACGAATGCGGTCTCTGCCACCAACCGGCTGAGGACAACGTT GTGACTTCTTGTGGACATGAGTTCTGTAAAGCTTGTTTGATTGATTTCTCTGCATCCCTGGGAAGCTTCAGCTGCCCGACATGCTTGGAACTACCGACTATGGATTGGACTACCGACGCTGACACAGAGCAACAGGCGGAAAGCAAGACAACGCCAAAAGGATTTAGAGCCTCAAGCATCTTAAATCTGATAAAGCTCGATGATTTTCAGACAAGTACAAAGATAGAGGCTTTG AGGGAAGAAATCAGATTCATGGTTGAAAGAGATGGGTCTGCCAAAGCAATAGTTTTCAGCCAGTTCATATCCTTTTTGGATCTGATAAACTACGCCCTTGGGAAG TGTGGGGTTAGTTGCGTCCAACTAGTGGGAACAATGTCCAAGGCAGCTAGAGATATTGCCATCAATAAATTCAGAGAAGATCCAGATTGCAAAATTTTCTTGATGAGTTTGCAAGCGGGAGGGGTTGCTCTCAACTTAACAGTCGCTTCACAT GTGTTCATGATGGATCCGTGCTGGAACCCAGCGGTTGAGAGGCAAGCACAGGACAGGATACATAGGATCGGACAGTACAAGCCAATCAG GATTGTGAAATTCATAATAGAGAACACAGTGGAGGAAAGGATTCTGAAGCTTCAAAAGGACAAGGAACTTTTGTTTGATGGTTCTCAGGGGGGCATAGGAACTTGGACAGCAGAAGATATTAGGTTTCTGTTTACCACCTAA